A stretch of Imperialibacter roseus DNA encodes these proteins:
- a CDS encoding UvrD-helicase domain-containing protein, with product MTPQPESPKSFIIYRSSAGSGKTYTLAREYILLALQFPGYFRHILAVTFTNKATAEMKARIIQNLDMLRKGEGKGLRAEIRDALGITDQQLSKKADDSLTAILHDYSHFNVSTIDKFFQRVLRAFAREVGIQGGVTLELDQEKVLDEIIDRMLLEVGDNPQLTRWLTQFAEDKLQQGKSWDIRKDIKSLGRELFKERFKVVAPMLAEVAKDDNRVQLFMKGMQELQAVFENTVKGFIAKFDKVLEQHQLTVADFSRGGSGPAGLFAKFAKNEYEISDTRRGATDNLDAWITKTSKIRPQLEQALEGGILAAYNGMIDYHDRNILAYNSATQVMRYLYTLGIISDLSRNLGDYRDEEEVMLISDAPDFLNRIIGDNETPYIYEKAGTFYRHYLIDEFQDTSGFQWRNFRPLVENSLAQGYKNLVVGDVKQSIYRWRGGDSQLLLDQVANDIGDVYTQAEQLQNNWRSYANIINFNNKLFEQAPNFLADMLLEGASSIPDDTMKARVGKELERFRLSYHEAAQGQGNENKIGGLIKLQWFESDNPDDSDEVDEEAGSWDEKAIQQAITTIEDLQPKYALRDICILVRRAEEGRKMAKALLEKKETATGKKRYDVISPESLYLGASPVVRLLLSAFSHLYNPKNNLALAQLVYEYHHFLTKKSVPGLSELFIWAGNQEKQAEFEQLLPADFIEELPALLKVPLLELAERLIGLFGLTEYPREFPYLQGFQDALLEYSKNNRGDVGSFLQWWADTGSRRSVQVPEEQNAIRIMTIHKAKGLEFKAVLVPFCSWDFDHKLEEVLWCEAPAIPPFDRLPYYPVRYSSKLTATYFAEAYYEEKKQIYLDNINLLYVALTRPEEALYIYAPLPKFNKSGGFSINKVSDLLYKLFLDESTGDFAITPAPEIDAASYSVQIGGLPLYDDEQIGDRQPTVGLKNYLSTNWRNRLSIRLQGGTLDEGVREKSLISTQRGTVYHRLLSHIKHQDDLLKVLTDLLPLEPMDKDEQASIREQLEKLFDLPEMKGWYGGEWEVRTESPVLPMSGDIRRFDRVLLKADEAVLIEFKTGMPSNNHVRQATEYVSLLSGMGYAKVTGFLVYIDELKINQVA from the coding sequence ATGACTCCCCAACCCGAATCCCCCAAATCCTTCATCATCTACCGTTCGTCAGCCGGGTCGGGCAAAACGTATACGCTGGCCCGGGAGTACATCTTGCTGGCCTTGCAGTTTCCCGGCTATTTCCGCCATATCCTGGCTGTTACTTTTACTAACAAAGCTACCGCCGAAATGAAGGCCCGCATCATTCAAAACCTCGACATGCTGCGCAAAGGGGAGGGCAAAGGACTGCGGGCAGAGATCAGAGACGCCCTGGGCATTACCGACCAGCAGCTGAGCAAAAAGGCCGACGACAGCCTCACCGCCATCCTCCACGACTACAGCCACTTCAATGTCAGCACCATCGACAAGTTCTTCCAGCGGGTGCTGCGGGCCTTTGCCCGGGAGGTGGGCATTCAGGGCGGCGTTACCCTGGAACTGGACCAGGAAAAGGTGCTCGACGAAATCATCGACCGCATGCTGCTGGAGGTAGGTGACAACCCCCAGCTCACCCGCTGGCTCACGCAGTTTGCGGAAGACAAACTGCAGCAGGGCAAGTCGTGGGACATCCGTAAGGATATTAAAAGTCTGGGCAGGGAGCTTTTCAAAGAGCGCTTCAAAGTGGTGGCTCCTATGCTGGCCGAAGTAGCCAAAGACGACAATCGGGTGCAACTGTTCATGAAGGGCATGCAGGAGCTGCAGGCTGTTTTTGAAAATACGGTAAAGGGCTTCATTGCCAAATTTGACAAGGTGCTGGAGCAGCATCAACTGACTGTTGCGGACTTTAGCCGAGGCGGAAGCGGCCCGGCTGGCCTGTTTGCCAAGTTTGCCAAAAACGAATACGAAATCTCCGATACCCGCCGGGGCGCCACCGACAACCTCGATGCATGGATCACCAAAACCAGCAAGATCAGGCCCCAGCTGGAGCAGGCGCTGGAAGGAGGTATTCTGGCCGCTTACAATGGCATGATCGACTACCACGACCGTAATATCCTGGCCTACAACAGCGCCACCCAGGTCATGCGTTACCTGTACACGCTGGGCATCATTTCCGACCTCAGCCGCAACCTGGGGGACTACCGGGATGAGGAGGAGGTGATGCTCATCTCCGATGCGCCCGACTTTCTCAACCGCATCATTGGCGACAACGAAACGCCCTATATCTACGAAAAGGCAGGCACCTTCTACCGCCATTACCTCATCGACGAGTTTCAGGACACTTCCGGCTTTCAGTGGCGCAACTTCCGCCCTTTGGTGGAAAACAGCCTGGCGCAAGGCTACAAAAACCTGGTGGTAGGTGACGTAAAGCAGTCTATTTACCGCTGGCGGGGTGGCGACTCCCAGCTACTGCTTGATCAGGTGGCCAATGATATTGGCGACGTATACACCCAAGCCGAGCAGCTCCAAAACAACTGGCGCAGCTACGCCAACATTATCAACTTCAATAATAAGCTCTTTGAACAGGCTCCAAACTTCCTGGCTGATATGCTGTTGGAAGGTGCTTCATCTATTCCTGACGACACCATGAAAGCGAGAGTCGGGAAGGAGCTGGAACGCTTCCGGCTGTCGTACCACGAGGCGGCGCAGGGGCAGGGCAACGAAAACAAAATCGGAGGACTCATCAAGCTGCAGTGGTTTGAAAGTGACAATCCTGATGATAGCGACGAAGTGGACGAGGAAGCCGGGAGCTGGGACGAAAAAGCCATTCAGCAAGCGATTACCACTATCGAAGACCTGCAACCAAAATATGCGTTGCGGGACATTTGCATCCTGGTGAGGCGGGCAGAAGAAGGTAGGAAAATGGCGAAGGCGCTACTAGAGAAAAAGGAAACGGCCACAGGTAAAAAGCGCTACGATGTCATTTCGCCAGAGTCACTTTACCTCGGTGCTTCCCCGGTCGTGCGGTTGCTGTTGTCTGCTTTCAGCCATTTGTACAACCCAAAGAACAACCTGGCCCTGGCACAGCTGGTGTACGAATACCATCATTTTCTTACCAAAAAATCTGTGCCCGGGTTGTCGGAGCTATTCATTTGGGCGGGCAACCAAGAAAAGCAGGCAGAGTTTGAGCAATTGCTGCCAGCGGATTTTATTGAAGAACTGCCTGCCTTGCTGAAGGTGCCGTTGCTAGAGCTGGCCGAGCGCTTGATCGGGTTGTTTGGCCTGACGGAATACCCAAGAGAGTTTCCTTATCTCCAGGGCTTTCAGGATGCCCTGCTGGAGTACAGTAAAAACAACCGGGGTGATGTGGGCTCATTCCTGCAGTGGTGGGCCGATACAGGCTCCCGTCGCAGCGTGCAGGTGCCGGAAGAGCAGAATGCCATACGTATCATGACCATCCACAAAGCCAAAGGCCTGGAGTTCAAGGCTGTGCTGGTGCCATTCTGCAGCTGGGACTTTGACCACAAGCTGGAAGAGGTGCTGTGGTGCGAGGCTCCGGCTATTCCGCCCTTCGACCGGCTGCCTTATTATCCGGTGCGCTACTCCAGCAAGCTGACGGCCACGTATTTTGCCGAGGCTTACTACGAAGAAAAAAAACAAATCTATCTCGACAATATTAACCTGCTCTACGTGGCCCTCACCCGGCCAGAGGAAGCGCTTTACATTTATGCGCCTTTGCCCAAGTTCAATAAATCGGGAGGTTTCAGCATCAATAAAGTATCGGATTTACTCTATAAGCTCTTTCTTGATGAGAGCACCGGGGACTTCGCTATCACACCTGCGCCGGAAATAGATGCAGCTAGCTACTCAGTGCAAATAGGCGGACTACCTTTGTACGACGACGAGCAAATAGGAGACAGGCAACCGACAGTTGGCTTAAAAAACTACCTTTCCACCAATTGGCGCAACCGGCTTAGCATCCGCTTGCAAGGTGGCACGCTTGACGAAGGTGTCAGGGAGAAAAGCCTGATTTCTACCCAACGAGGCACGGTATATCACCGACTACTTTCTCATATCAAGCACCAGGACGATCTCCTGAAAGTATTGACTGACCTGCTGCCATTGGAGCCAATGGACAAGGATGAGCAAGCATCCATCCGGGAACAACTTGAAAAGCTGTTCGACCTGCCTGAAATGAAAGGCTGGTACGGTGGAGAATGGGAAGTCAGAACCGAAAGCCCGGTGCTGCCCATGAGCGGCGACATCAGGCGCTTCGACAGGGTATTGCTGAAAGCGGACGAGGCGGTGCTGATAGAATTCAAGACCGGGATGCCTTCCAATAACCATGTTCGGCAGGCGACGGAATACGTGAGTTTGCTCTCTGGTATGGGTTATGCTAAGGTGACTGGCTTCCTGGTGTATATCGACGAACTAAAAATCAATCAGGTAGCATGA